aataaggaccgccccctgagatcgtaagattcactgtgcacacatacaaaccacatgtaaggtcacatgagccaattaacagacagagttctgccttttgcttcctcacttcttcctgttacagttagagttgtcgtatttctggtcaggtgatctctgaggcagcacagatagagtcacgaaatggtggttcaaggcaagagatgtaaaagggcaatatttatgtaaatatatattccagtttggtaagattctttaatatgtcattcaatttgatataaactatctgttgcttaagtattcatttttggggtatagttttcctttaaagccataCAATGTGACAACCCAGTCATCCAGACCCAGTTTACTTGCCTATGTATGGGTCCATGTTGGGCAGGACAAGAGGGAGAAATTTAAATCTTAAATTTTGCACCCTTCAGttctcttataaaaaaaaaaaaactttgagcaaAGATCCTACTACACAATCTGTTGGCTATAAACTGCTCTGTGTGAAATTATAGTCAAGAGATGgacaagactaaaggtggccatacacttagaTCAGTTTTTTTTCGCGAGGTCGTCAAACGTGTGGATCTTAACCCATTATGCCCATTAACGGATGGTCGATATTGGGTAAATCCGAACGTTGGGCCCTGGGCTGAACGATCGTATTAAAATGCTGCGAATGGACGCCAACGGGTCACAGGACCgaatcaactagccgatgcggtcctggatcgcagaaacaaaaaaaatcagacttgcGCAATctatatctgcccaatttttggcctcatatcgattgggaggacccgccgggagcccccacacacgggcagataagatgcccaATCGGtctacctgtgtatggccaccttatagggatactgtcaaaatgaatcagttaatagtgctgctccagaagaattctgcactgaaatccatttctcaaaagagcaaacagatttttttatattcaattttgaaatctgacatggggctagacatattgtcaaaaatagttttgcttccaataaggattatttatatctttgtaataaaacagtaccttgtacttgatccaaactgaaaaaaaggaaatagtttttaaaagttggattgtttgattataatggagtctatgggagactgcctttctgcaattcaaagctttttggatattgggtttccggataacggatctcatacctgtactatgactCTTTCACTTATCAGACAAACACCTAAATGAGGAGGATACTCACAACAAATGATTCTGCAGTGTCACATGAGGATGGCATTCCCTTAAAGCTTTCTTCCTGAAGGCCATTTGATAGGGCAACAGTCATTTTAGAAGGCCTTTCTATTGCAGTGGAGCTCCGCATATTAGCTCCACTTGTGCATCGTGTCAATGATCCAAAAAATCCCAAATGGTTAAGAGAGCCTACAGGCTCTTTAGAAGCCTTATTAGCCAACTTGGTGATGTCCCTAGCTGCCATTTTAGATATTACCTCTGACTGTTTTCCTGGAGAATCAACTTTTACTCCTCTAAACCTAGCAGTTCTTGAAAACGAACAATCTGCTATATTACGGACTTCGACTGAGCGAAACAGATTTTGAGAAGTAGGTGTTCTCAAGTTTCCAATCTCAAAGCATTTGGACTGACACTGTAGAATGGGTAAGGGCGAATGAGATATTTGTGAAGGGAAATTGCTTTGTGCAGGACTGAAATCACTAGTGTTAATTCCAGTATCCATTGCTTCAGATTTCAAAGCTTTTGACACAGATTTATGTGAAGTCTCAATAGCTGAAGGTCCTTTACTTCCCTCTGTCAATTTAAATTCAGGCTTTACATGTCCTATGGTACAAACATTCCTATAAGGTTCTACAGGTCTTACATCAGTTAGAAAATCAAAGGAATCTGTAACTAGCCTGGAACTTTCTTCATTAGACACCAAATCCATATTCTGATGAAACATAGAGTCATCATCCATTATGAGGatatcctttttctttaaatgtgCAACAGGAGGAagaactttatttttattgtatctgGGATTTTCCAGTTCAACGTGGGAAACCATGGGTGGTAAGTGAACACTGTGGGAAGGAACCACTTCAGGAGTTTCCCAACTGGCCTCTTTATGGAGATTATCACCAGTAACCGATTGTAATGTCCTAGCAGCAGCAATGGCAGAAAGTGCAGTATGTGAAGATTCAGAGCAAAGGTGATTTCCAGGAGGTAGGTAAGACTGTCCAATGTGGGGGAGAACCCTTAAAAGCCGGTGACGAGATGATGGCATAAAACCACTTGATGGACGTGGGACCATGGGGGgccttggttttaattttgtcattttcTTCGGCTGTGAAAAGAGAACAGATATCAGTAACGCTTTGTGTTATAATGGAGATCAAAcctctgtaatttataatgtatttctcATCTAAATACGACATATAAAATGCATGATCAATGACTAACACATGATGCATGATGGGAACAAACACGTATAgagaatatctaaaaaaaaaatggcaactttcaaattttattttattgttacaaaatgacatttttaaattgtCAGTATTTAACATTAAGCTTAAATTAATGACTACATTTCACAAAAAGTAAAAGTGATACAGTTTATTGTACACAGTGCTTATTTGCATAACAATTTCACAGCATTAACTCTAGAAGTTTTTAATAACTATTAGTAACCACTCCTTtctaacatacaaaaaaaaagtggagAAATCTAAACAATGATTGCAAAGCCTGTatgcacattttgttttgttttttaatgttatatgtattattaaaaaaactcaaaactagTATAAGTAAACAACATTAAAGGTTTACATCAGTTATTATGAGATCATAAAACTAGTGGGCCAGGTTAAAAATGTAGTAAGACTTATGTCAGAAAAACCTTTTTATTGAGGTTCATATTCTCCATCTTGGATTTCAGTAACTTCATTTTGTTCATAGTGATTGTATTTTCTATAATTTGTTGGCCAGACGAAGAACCCTCAGCTTCATCGTCATCTTCAGCATACAAATTATATACCGAACCTCCACTACAGTGAAGACAAAAAAGATCTTTTTATACAAGTACACAATGTCAAACCTGaaattttccatggtttttagccaagtaaaaagaaagaaaggagttttgctagtgaagttccaaattttttttttacacatttgttCCTTTGTGGTGCTTGGCCAGTAgcatctaagtttttttttgctccattaCACTTGAAATTGAATATTCCAGAAGGTTTGTCTAGGTACCAAGCTAATTTCTAATTAGTATAGTAAAAGGTTAAGCTCTGTTTTAAATGACCAGAATGAGTCACAGTTACCACCCTACAGTGTGTGTCCTAATTGGGACTGAAGTGTGTCCTGTTTTTATCTAAGACCTTTTTAGGAACAATTTGCACTACTTGATCTGGTTTTTAAAATCATATAAAGCTATATAATGGTGCAACCTTTGTCCAAACCAACTAGCAGGTTAGGCAGACATATCCTTATTCATGCCTAAACATCTAATTTTTGCACAGCTTCCTGGACCcaacttacagtatatttaagccaaaaacatcagttttacttAATTTAATAACTGGATCTGAATAAACTGCATTCCGTTTtagtgtattacaggtatggcatccgttatctggaaacccattatccagaaagttccgaattccagaatggctcccatagactccattttatccaaataatccaaattttaaaaaacgatttccttattcgctgcaataataaaacagaacattgtatttgatccaaactaagctaaaccagcctattggctttatttcaatacatgattttctagtagacttaaggcatgaagatccaaattatggaaatatccattatccggaaagcaccaggtccggaacattctggttaacaggtccaatacctgtacatgattTGTAGGATTAAATACAGTATCTGATTATAACAAGTGTTTGGATACAAGCCTACATGGTGTGACCAAACTTTTCATATTagtatacaaatgaaaaataatatagcCAGATTTCCCCCAATTTGATAGGGTAACAGTAACCTGGCAGCCTTGCACCTCAGGGGATCCAAAGAGCAAGGGGGCTCTGTAGTCCAATGCTTGCTCAGGGTTACAAGTACAGGGTTCTTGTCATGTTTAAGATCTGTAGAGAGCTACCAACTAGTAATTGGATGGGCTCTAAGCAGTGCAACTTTGCACTCCTTATCACTCCTGTTTTCATGCCCATGTTAAATGAGCCATTTATGCACTAAAGCTTATGCCTGAATGggattttaattaataatattcCCAAAATTTTCTTAACTGCAATATGCAGATCaacataagttttttttaaaaaaaactaccaacAATCTCTGACTGACggcagtcagttttttttttatttataaatgtggaCCCGTatcataaataaagtatttttttggatgtcAAACTGGAATTTACAAGAGGATGTGTCTGCTAACTCTTAAGATACCTCGAACAGTTCTAAACAAAATATATTGCCAGTAAATCAGCCTATGCATacatttaaaaatccaaaaagaatttctgtgtttcgaATACAAAtagtagccaaatattgcctatagctcCCAtccagcctttaaaacagggaatcatttatagatgtatgttaatgGACAGGGGCTTAAAAGCTTCCTGCTTTTTCACTatagctcctgagttaagggtaagtgcactgttaGTTtcactactcagtcacattgtttgctgggggtcttgattttaaatgcactacatacttagaatgctaatagatagtgtaggaaGGGAATTATTTACAGGTGTGTGTTAATTgtctggggcttaaaagctccctgctctCTCACTAGAGCTTCtagagttaagggtaagtgcactgttaGTCTTACTACTCTGGTacactggttgctgggggacttgattttaaatgcactacaaatagaacgctcacaaatagtgtaggacttTAAGGGTCTTCGACGTGACACGTgaacttacatattttggccaaagtgtggtactaacacctaattttttgttataattatttttaaaggcatacagTGCTCTGGCAATCTTTCTTCTTCATTTAAAAATCCAGCCAGCTTCTTTGTGGTGTTTCTCCATAAAAACATTTCTTGTAGGGATGGCTACTTCTGCAGGTTGATGGACTAGAGGTGAAAACCTAAAATTTTACAGATTAATTCCTACCTGAGGGATTCAGACAGAGGAGTCAACGTGCCATCTCCTCTGTCTACAACACGAAAAAAATTTAACTGCTCTCCTTCCTGGTACACCAAAAAGGTGACTTGTTTATTTGAAGGGCCTTTTTCCCATGAATCTTCCCTTATAGGATCCATGTATTCTGCGATTTCCCTGATTGGGTCTTCAAGCGGCACTGGAGAAAGTAAAACATACAGACTTTGTTACTACTAAGGtattattgttaaaggaaaactattccccccaagcaatgtaggtctctataaaaatatattgcataaaacagcaggTTGCAGTACATACTTGCAGTGAATATGCAGAGAAACAGCATTTTTCTGTAAAAGTTCTGAAAAATAACTTGCCAGTGGTGCTCTGTACACTCCTTGGGGTCAGGTAAAGCAAAAGCCTATTTAAACCTCCTCAACATATGCTTAAAAACAAGTCTTAAAAAGATCCTTTCTGCTGACAGGCAAAGCAATATGCATGTCCGACATGAAAGTTCTTCTGTACACTGTCTTCTATTGCAACTACTTACTCTATACTGAGCATGGTAAACAATGGTTTTCCTACCACTGCGTGACTGCCAAGACAAGGTCCTATTAAATTATGTCATTAGTTGAAACTTAAGCACATACCTCTGCGTGTATTAATTGGACCGCCTCTCATAGCCAACACCATTTTCAAAGTGCATCCTTCAGATATGCTTTAAATGAGGAAAACAGCTTTGTTTAGTATTAGTAAAATCTTTGTACCAATGCACACAAATATATCATAAAAAAGGAGTATCTATAATTAGGCAAACAACTGTTCCTCATGATATCAATGTTTAGAACACTGCATGTAAAGCAGACAAATTGTTTATGGAAACATGCTATTTTTATAGAATCAAAAGTATTTTCTCATAGTTATGGCAGTAGCCTGTAAACTCTTTGTTTAGGTTTAGATTTGGTTTCTACACAGAGATCCCACCAAGACAAAAAGACTGTCTCACTAAAAATATTCTGCAAAGTCAAGTGTCACAGTGCAGAGTTAAATTCCTCAGATTATATGTAAGAACTGAATGATTAGTAAATTAATACTAATTAATACTACTGGCAAGGCCACAAGTGTGCAGTGATTTAAGGTAGCTTCTAGGGATGAACAAATTGACAAAAAGTCAACCCTAACTAACCCCCTTCTCAATGGTGACTGAATGGTATTTATAGACCTGCATCCGCTCTGCCCATCTTTGATGGCAAAAAGGGAGTTTTACATAGTAGCGGATAAATACAGGCTGCTGGAGGCCAAAGTGTGGCATAGCAAGTTCCCAGACAGGGTGGGCAGAAAGAAAGGTTTGCAAAAGAATGTGTAGATGTCAGCCCAAACCCGCACAACACTAGTAATTTCTGTCTGCTTTCTTTGAAAGGTGTGCATACTTTGATGCCAGAATACTGCTGAACATTTGAGAACATAAGAGAAACCACATTCTTTAAAGAACAAGGATAGTGAAATTATGTTTGCCCAGGATGAAGCTACTCTTCTGGCCTGAGGTACTTTACTGCCAAGTGTACTGCCTTCACAGGAATCCCTTGTCGTTCTCCATGATTGGTGTATGTGGTACAGCACAGAGCTGAAAGGAGATCATTGGGAAAGTAGTAAAGATGGTGACATAATGACGGctcattttttaaagaagaactaaacccgaGCCCCTTCGGTCAGTCATGCACAGTACAAGCTGATTCAGGACATAGATTCAACTTTGCATGCTCTTCCAAGATCAGTGTTGCCGGTTTAAGAGAAGCAGACAAAAGATGGCACCTTTGAACTCCATTGCACAACCCTGACTGAAAAGAATATATGCTGTGGGGAGGAAGTTTGTGGGGTGGGAGGCAGTGGAGGAGGGCtatggtttatttttcctttaaagaaaagccAAGGGTAAATTTTAAGCAATTGTATTCACTGTAGGGGAGTCGTCCTCCACTGCACGTTTCCCATCCTTTCAAATTCTGCTTAAATTGTTGTAGGTTCTTATAATATTGTAAATAGAGTGGATTTTACGGTCAACTGTGGTTGCTGTAAACACAAAAAAAGCAGTTCTATAAACTCACTTGTAATCACTTAAACTACATTCGTCCTCTAATTCCATGTTGTTCCAAATTAAGTGCTGCTGGGCTACAGGAATGCCTACAAGAAAACAGATAATAAACTGAATTTTGTGTTGACAAAAACTTTAACAAAGGTGTTTACAGGCACCCCCAGTAGAGGAACGATCCCCTGGTATGAAAATATACCCCGTGTACCATCGCAATTAAGTACAAACCTTTAATATCAAACCTGCAAACATTGAGATATCACTGTACAACTGTTGTACttgttttgcatgtttgtcatGTTTTGTAACCATGAAGGCACTTGGCATTTCAGCTGTAACCTGTGACCAAGTAGTTCTACTGTGACAAAGACTTTATTTAGCTTAGCAGATAAGCATCAGTGGCCCCATTCATAATTATGTATGTAACGTACCTTTGTATTGCTCTCTCAACAGGTTTTCAtctgacattggtcagaaaatcaatcaggcaggttagaaaattttcattacagtgaaatgtatccattgtccaattgtttactgggccaaacaggcagctacccacagttttcctggcttcaactagactatattacttgaaatggtctttttagttgatggacaaatcatacatttaaaagatcgtttcaagataagatttttaaaagatgttatcgtaagaccaagcttaaCATCTCTGGTCACCTTTAAACAAAGGCCTCCGAAAGCAGCAAATtaacaatatattcatttttatttacaacCCCATACTACAGGGATGCCGAAGACGATCGCTGTACCAGTAGATCACggtaatgttcctggtagactgCGATCTGGGCCCCGGCAGTGAGCGAGGGAGGGAGGACGTTCTGGCTTGGCTGAAGAGCAGATCGGCACgaaggggagggaggaagggaCAGGGAGACAAGAGCGGAACAGCATGGAGGGAGGGGCGGGGAGACAAGAACAGCTTGAAGGACAGGGAGACAAGGGGGGGGGAGACAAGAAGCACGGAGGGAAGGCACGGAGGGAAGGCACAGCACGGAGGGGAGGCACAGCACGGAGGGAAGGCAGGGAGATGAGCAGCATGAAGGAAGGGAGAGAGGATGGGCTGCAGGTACGGATGGGAAGGACACAGGAGGAAGGGGCTGCAGGCATGGAGGGGAAGGGAAGACAGGCTGCAAGCATGGacagggaagggagggagggctgagagcagcaagcatggacgggaagggagtgtgttcaaactttcatagtaATGTGTTAtgatgaagggaggttaaaccccaccccccgaaatgttgatctTGTTGGAggtctaataataaaaataggggCCACGTCCCTGACTGCAGAGAACagagtgtgtgtgcggatccatgaaTTTACTACtgtttcaaactttcataacctgccaaattttgtcaaatgaacatggtaattagggggtgtggccacaaaaatgggtgtggtcaaaaaaaatttgctacgTGTTATCAAAGTAGAACTCC
This sequence is a window from Xenopus laevis strain J_2021 chromosome 7S, Xenopus_laevis_v10.1, whole genome shotgun sequence. Protein-coding genes within it:
- the zfand4.S gene encoding zinc finger, AN1-type domain 4 S homeolog (The RefSeq protein has 3 substitutions, 1 non-frameshifting indel compared to this genomic sequence), yielding MASKKEPPFFNEDNIGSFPCKLPFYETMELFIETLTGTCFELRVSPHETVASVKSKIQRLEGIPVAQQHLIWNNMELEDECSLSGYNISEGCTLKMVLAMRGGPINTRRVPLEDPIREIAEYMDPIREDSWEKGPSNKQVTFLVYQEGEQLNFFRVVDRGDGTLTPLSESLSGGSVYNLYAEDDDEAEGSSSGQQIIENTITMNKMKLLKSKMENMNLNKKPKKMTKLKPRPPMVPRPSSGFMPSSRHRLLRVLPNIGQSYLPPGNHLCSESSHTALSAIAAARTLQSVTGDNLHKEASWETPEVVPSHSVHLPPMVSHVELENPRYNKNKVLPPVAHLKKKDILIMDDDSMFHQNMDLVSNEESSRLVTDSFDFLTDVRPVEPYRNVCTIGHVKPEFKLTEGSKGPSAIETSHKSVSKALKSEAMDTGINTSDFSPAQSNFPSQISHSPLPSLQCQSKCFEIGNLRTPTSQNLFRSVEVRNIADCSFSRTARFRGVKVDSPGKQSEVISKMAARDITKLANKASKEPVGSLNHLGFFGSLTRCTSGANMRSSTAIERPSKMTVALSNGLQYLQEESFKGMPSSCDTAESFVSPLGHGDAESHRATGKGLEATHLFAPVKSTFRNKKKTAKHCFVCGKKTGLATSFECRCGNNFCAAHRYAETHDCTYDYKTMGRRLLTEANPVIIAPKLPKI